In the Oryzias latipes chromosome 9, ASM223467v1 genome, one interval contains:
- the fbxo4 gene encoding F-box only protein 4, whose product MTEKLQQLESVVIRSLRLFRDRYFPYKADKEDLQPAADQGNEEKEESGFLESLPVGVQFQIMTFLSPSDICRLGATSQYWRAMVRDSLLWRYFLLRDTPGWSSIDHVTMPNLDMLDAPLISVEESLDDREEGDEREREIKFDYMSEYLKGCPSCRQKWLPSRPAYAVMTSFLQYIVRPSELRYAMFGPGMEQLDVSLVTRLMHAHDVLPVATTPCRQTNGIGSGISYMFKNQHKFNILTLYSTNRAERERARVEQQSTSSKLFTVEGTDDSGNPLYSPTPYVQKVCQVVDGFIYVANAESDRVDWKGEVSQIRVLLNCAADSASRPLLVLSCVAREQSETINTTKRRTPCVSVAKRLGLPQLSNPWMVQDTVAESLSGLLDGISWLLRSSGVKLHDGSP is encoded by the exons ATGACAGAGAAACTCCAGCAGCTCGAGTCTGTGGTGATAAGAAGCCTCAGACTTTTCAGAGATCGATATTTTCCGTACAAAGCTGACAAAGAAGACTTACAGCCAGCCGCGGACcaaggaaatgaagaaaaagaagagtcgGGATTTTTGGAAAGTTTACCG gtggGTGTACAGTTCCAGATCATGACATTCCTGTCTCCTTCTGACATCTGTCGCCTTGGGGCCACCAGTCAGTACTGGAGAGCAATGGTGAGAGATTCATTACTGTGGAGATACTTCCTGTTGCGGGACACGCCTGGTTGGTCCTCTATTGATCATGTGACCATGCCCAACCTGGACATGCTGGATGCTCCACTCATTTCTGTGGAGGAGAGCCTAGACGACAGAGAAGAAGGAGacgaaagagagagggaaatcAAATTTGACTACATGTCGGA ATACCTGAAAGGATGCCCCTCCTGCAGACAGAAGTGGCTCCCTTCGCGGCCAGCCTACGCTGTCATGACCTCCTTTCTCCAGTACATCGTGCGTCCATCGGAACTTCGTTACGCCATGTTTGGTCCTGGCATGGAGCAGCTGGATGTGTCGCTGGTCACCAGGCTCATGCACGCCCATGATGTGCTGCCCGTAGCAACCACTCCTTGCCGACAGACAAATG GCATCGGATCTGGGATCAGCTACATGTTCAAAAACCAACACAAGTTTAACATTTTGACTCTATATTCAACCAACAG GGCAGAACGAGAGAGAGCCAGAGTGGAGCAGCAGAGCACCAGCAGCAAGCTCTTTACTGTTGAAGGAACGGACGACTCTGGGAATCCATTGTACAGCCCCACTCCTTACGTCCAGAAGGTGTGCCAGGTGGTCGATGGGTTTATCTATGTAGCCAATGCAGAGTCTGACAGAG TTGACTGGAAAGGCGAGGTTTCCCAGATCAGAGTTTTGCTAAATTGTGCGGCAGACTCTGCCTCCAGGCCTCTGCTGGTTCTTTCCTGTGTTGCCAGAGAACAGTCAGAAACTATAAATACTACCAAACGCCGAACTCCCTGTGTTTCCGTGGCAAAGAGGCTCGGTCTTCCACAGCTCTCTAACCCCTGGATG GTGCAGGATACAGTGGCTGAATCCTTGTCGGGTCTTTTGGATGGCATTTCATGGCTGCTGAGAAGCTCTGGTGTCAAACTTCATGACGGTTCGCCCTGA
- the c9h5orf51 gene encoding UPF0600 protein C5orf51 homolog, with the protein MADDYRRQGFELERRIFELDIKCLSLRSEKPDDDYLQNASTILEKLKSFYTQGGESSNLSKLLQDYTQVILDITFFEENKLVDQEFPEDTSPFKIQQLLQDLTEPEVLVAKLASGQEVQSVLGTELLECLYWRRGALLYMYCYTLHQRKQWIKKNKDAFLKCIQEGVRYLMRMLQVRNSVKLNDGVVFHDSATASILSEGIFSDTHLLTMMYIGEMCFWAVKYEDCNSDTTERKEDHLQFRDIGTQILNKYVLACEGPLQGQGWNTENAKEILSILQ; encoded by the exons ATGGCCGACGACTACAGGCGACAAGGTTTCGAGTTGGAGAGAAGAATATTCGAGTTAGACATTAAGTGTTTGAGTCTCAGATCCGAAAAGCCAG aTGATGACTATTTGCAGAATGCGTCAACCATACTCGAAAAGTTAAAAAGCTTCTACACTCAAGGAGGAGAGAGTAGCAACTTGTCCAAGCTGCTTCAAGATTACACACAG GTGATTCTTGACATcactttttttgaagaaaataagcTGGTCGATCAGGAATTTCCTGAGGACACGTCACCTTTTAAAATCCAGCAACTGCTGCAAGATTTAACAGAGCCAGAAGTGTTGGTTGCAAAGTTAGCATCCGGACAGGAG GTGCAGTCTGTGTTGGGAACCGAGCTGCTGGAGTGCCTCTACTGGAGACGAGGAGCTCTGCTGTACATGTACTGCTACACTCTTCATCAAAGAAAGCAATGgatcaagaaaaataaagatgcatTCCTTAAG TGTATTCAGGAAGGTGTGCGCTACCTGATGCGGATGCTGCAAGTGAGGAACTCTGTGAAGCTCAATGATGGGGTGGTGTTCCACGACAGTGCTACAGCTAGTATCCTATCTGAAG GCATCTTTTCAGACACACATCTTTTAACAATGATGTACATCGGCGAAATGTGCTTCTGGGCAGTGAAGTACGAGGACTGCAACTCTGACACTACAGAACGCAAAGAAGATCACCTCCAGTTTCGGGACATTGGTACACAGATCCTCAACAAATATGTGCTTGCTTGTGAAGGCCCTTTGCAAGGTCAGGGCTGGAATACAGAGAATGCCAAGGAAATCCTTAGTATTTTACAGTGA